The sequence TAAATCATAACAAAAATGAATTGATTCTTCCGAGGATTGAGCAGATTCCCCGTGAAAAATATAAAAAAGGCGAAACAATCCGAGCCGTAGTTAAAGAAGTAAAAAAGAATCAGAACGGTCCGGTCATCATCATATCGCGCGCCGACAATATGTTCCTGCGCCGTTTGTTCGAAATTGAAATCCCCGAAATTTATGACGGCGTTATCGAAATTAAAGGAATTGCCAGGGAACCCGGCGAGCGAGCCAAAGTCGCCGTCGAATCCCAGGATTCGCGTATCGACGCCGTGGGCGCATGCGTCGGTATGAAAGGCGTTCGTATTCATGCAATCGTGCGCGAATTGAATAACGAAAACATCGACGTAATAAATTATTCGGACGACCCGGTTGTGTTCATACAAAGATGCCTGGCTCCCGCTAAATTGCGTCAGATCGAAATCGACGAGGAAAATAAAAAATGCACCGTGACGGCAGATACCGACCAGATCTCGTTGATTGTCGGCAGAAACGGCGTCAATATTCGCCTGGCTATGAAATTGACCGGCTACGATATTGAAGTCCTCCGTCAGGAAAAACAACTCGACGAATACGAAGAAGATATCGAATTGCCCGAACTCAGAGAAGAACTCGGCAGCGACATTGTCGATATTCTTATTAGTAATCGTTTTGAAACAGCGGTTGAAGTTCTGAAAGCAGGCGTCGATAAATTGAAAGAGATCGAAGGAATCGGCGAAGAAAAAGCCAAAGAGATAATACAAATTCTCGAAAACCAATTTGAAGAAGAAGAATAAAAAATTTAGGTACTCAAATGCCGGAAGTAAAAAAGAAAAATTAAGAATTTACAAGTTCGCTTCTGAATATAATCTGCCAACTGAACAGATTATTGAATTTCTTCAGAAGAAAGGATACGAAGTAAAAAATCATATGTCGATTCTGAGCGACGAAATGGAAAGCGACGTACGCGAACATTTCAAGAAAGATATCGAAAAAGCCGAACAGCATTATAAAAAGATATCCGAATTTCAGAAAAAAAGAAGCGGCGGCGAAGAACCCAAAAGGGAAGAAAAATCCGAAGCGGAAACAAAAGAAGAACCTCGGATTGTAGAGCTGCCGGAAAGTGAAGAAAAGCAGGACAAAACCGATACGGAAGAAGTTCTGGAAACTCAAACT comes from Melioribacter roseus P3M-2 and encodes:
- the nusA gene encoding transcription termination factor NusA; this translates as MNPEIVESFAQMVREKSLDKDVLAGIIEEIFGLLVKKKFGNDARYDVVVNMDKGDIEIFLERTIVEKVEDPSTEISIDEVNARGNEEELEVGDDYVEKIELSQFGRRLINLARQNLNQKIREIEKDIVYNEYKEMIGEIVVGDIYQVRRNDVLVNHNKNELILPRIEQIPREKYKKGETIRAVVKEVKKNQNGPVIIISRADNMFLRRLFEIEIPEIYDGVIEIKGIAREPGERAKVAVESQDSRIDAVGACVGMKGVRIHAIVRELNNENIDVINYSDDPVVFIQRCLAPAKLRQIEIDEENKKCTVTADTDQISLIVGRNGVNIRLAMKLTGYDIEVLRQEKQLDEYEEDIELPELREELGSDIVDILISNRFETAVEVLKAGVDKLKEIEGIGEEKAKEIIQILENQFEEEE